The following DNA comes from Flavobacterium sp. N3904.
TAGATACTGGTATCAAATCACCGGTAATCAGTTCGAGTTGAGAATTGCTTGTCTTAAAACTTGAAATGTAATTGGTATTTACCAAATAGCTCCTATGCACTTTTATGAAAGACAGGTTTAGCAAAGATTCATAGGTTTCTTTAAACGATTTTGTGGTATAGTAATCCTTCTCAATTGTACTAACTATAGTGTTTTCACCATCTGCTTTACAAAATACAATACTGTTGGCTTGAACGATTTCGAAACCAGTTTTAGAAGGGAAAACAATTTTTTGTTTATCGGTAAATTGATTGTTTATATTTTCTATAAGCAACTTAAAACGATCAAAACTTACTTTTTTTAATTTATTGGCTTCAAATCGAGATATAGAAATTTTAAATTCGTCCAATCCTATTGGTTTAAGCAAAAAATCCAAAGCACTATTTCTGATAGCTTCTATGGCGTATTTTTGATGAGCTGTTGTGAAGATAATTTCAAATTTAATAGTATCAAAATAGTTAAATAGTTCAAAACCATTCTCTGGCTTCATATCGACATCCAAAAAAACAATATCAGGATTGTATTTTCTAATTGAAACTACGGCACTTTTAACAGAATTACATTCATCTACAACCTCAATGCGATCATTAAGCTCAAAACAATACTTTCTTAAAATATTTCGAGCACGAGTTTCGTCATCAACAATAATCACTTTTAATTTCATATCGGGGGAATTCAAATAATAAATGCGTGAAATTACTACAATATTTTAAATCATAAAGAATATTAGAATAGGAATTTAAACCTATTTTTTACGTTTTTTTTTATTTTTAAAGTGGAACCCATACGCTGTCATCATCTACTTTCCGCAACATATTTATTAAGCTAATTATTGTAACATAATGATATTGAAAGTTTAAAAAATACTCCTGCTTCCATGAGCGCTTTATTACTGTAAACAACACGGGCAATCAAGCGGTCTCTCTCCGGTCGTTTGCTTTGTTCCGCTAGGCTGTTCCAGTCGGTCGTCGGCCGAAAAAGCCTCCCGCCCTTCCTTCCACAGTCCACTCGTCAGCATAGCGTCGGCCAGCCCCGAAAATAGAGCAGGCCACCGCTACGCTTTCTCGCCCTCATCTTCACACACTCTCTTCCTGCGTTCGGCGGGGCTCCTACATCCACAATACCGCTTCATTCCGTTTCACTTCGCAAGCTACACTACACTGCATTCCAGCCGTATCATGTCTGTCGCCCCTGGTTGTTTCAGCGCTGGCGCTGTTCGCACACCATCGTGGTTGGCGCCACCCACTACAACTGCTTTTTCAATATCTATGAACACTATTGCAAAAACAAAACCTATTCCGCAATAATCCCGTTTTCATTTGTATTCGTAGCTCGCTTTTCCCTAAATCAAGTTACGCCCCACAGAAAAGCAGTGCTAATTTTTTAGTTACCCCGCTGTTTCACGATCATATCTGCTTCGTTTCGCTCCGAGCCTGCACTTAACGGCCGCGTTTACGGTAGCTGTTCGATTGCCACAACCCCGCTACTGCACTCCTCGAAAATAAAAACCTCCGCTAAAGTTACACTTATTATTTTTTGCGGTGTTTGGGGGGATAATTACCGATTGCATAAGAACTCCCCAAAAAAGTGCTAAACAACAGCAACAGCCTTCGAAAAAAAATAAAAATAGAAAGTAAAAGGTAAGTTCCGGTTTTATAAAAAACACAGGTTCATTACCTATAGTTTTTTTGAACATATTAGAATAATAAACTTTTCTGATTTAAAGTTAAAAACCGTTCTCTGTTTAAGAAAACGGCTTCTGAACTTGTCAAGCTCAACTAATAACTTTTAATTAAATTTAATTTCTAAACACTTTATCAGTACAGTGCCTGACTCATTTGAAATTTTGAACATATAAACTCCAATTGGCAAATTGGATATATCTAATATAGTTAATTTCTCTTTTAACTCTTTCGAAAAAAGAAAACGGCCCATAACATCAAAAATGCTCAATTGTAGATTCTCTAATAAGCTATTTTCAATTGTAACATTTTCAACTGTTGTTTTGGATGTAATTTGACAGAATCATTCATGTTAAAATGATCTGTTCCCAAAATGTCTTTTTTTAATGTGTCACAGTAAATGCATGGCTGTCTTCAGAAATGTTTTCAGCAGCATCTTTTGCTTTAACAGTAAATGAATAAGTTGTATTAGGACTTAATTCGGTAATGGTATAAGTTGTTTCGGTTATAGTCGCCAACTGAAGGTCGTCTTTATATATATAGTAAGTTATAATGCCTACACTTTTCTTTTTAACCGAGATAGCGCCTACATTTTCTGAAGCAGTCGCAAACTATAATTATTTCTTCTGTCTATTCCCAGATGGTAAGTAATACAGCCAGCTAAAACCTATAAAAAACAAAATTAAAGAGGCAATAAAAGCTGGAATCAATATTTCACGATTGTTTTCTAAAGCATTGTTCAATGAGGCGTACAACAACCAAATCTGAATGGTCACATTCAAAATTAATATAAATATTAAAGTCGAAAGAATGTTGTTCAACTTATTGGGATTCGCTTGGTTTTGACTGGTTCTAAAATTACTCATATTCTTATATTTTAGTTTTTATACTGCGTGTTCTTCGTGCTGAGACGCTTTTACGTAAATATCATTTTCCTTAAAAAACACATACAAACTCGGTAAGGCTCTTGGTGGCGGGCCTCCTAGAACATCCCCCGTTTTGGCGTCAAACGATCCTTCGTGACACGGACAATGAATGATTCCGGTGCCGGGTTTGTAAAAAACGGAACACGACAAGTGTGTGCATTTTTGCTCATAGGCCTTAAAATCTCCATTTTCGAGGTGAATCAAAATATAGGGAATGGTACTGCCCTCGATTACAAAAGCTCGGGTGCCACCAACTGGAATTTCACCTTTTTTACACACAAAATGCTCTCCCTTGACTTCTTCTTTGGGCAGTAAATAGGCTTTGGCGGCTACGAGTCCGCTACCAACCATTAATCCGCCCGAAACGAGTGTAAGGAATTTGGCAAAATCACGACGACTTACATTGGTCGCTTGTTGCTTAAGGATTGGAAAATCTTTCTTCCAATTTTTATTTAAATTATCTTCTTTTGACATTTATTTATGTTGTAAAAAGTTTGAGGTTTAAGGATTAAAGTTGTACCAAATCAATATATAATCAACTGCGTACTTCCTTTTGGCATCATAATATTGACTTTCGTGTTAACAGTTTCCTTACCAAAAATAAAAGTATTGATTGGCGTACTGTTAGGACGCATTTCTTCAATTTCGGTTCTTGTACCAAAAAACAAAGCACCGCTTGGGCAAACTGTAGCGCACATTGGTTTTTTACCAATACTGGTTCTGTCATAACACATCGTACACTTCATCATCAAGTCGTAGGACTCCTCTTTTTTGGGTACTCCAAACGGGCAGGCCATCACACAATTCGAACAGCCAATACATCTTTCGGTATTGGCGGTATGCACGATTCCATTTTCGTCTTTGGATATAGCATCCGCAGGACAAACATTCGCACATACAGGATCGTCGCAATGCATACAAACCTGCACGGTAGTTTGCACAGTAGAAGCCCTGTCCACATAATTCACGTGAATCAAGGATTCCTGACCGTTCGTCTCACATTCGGCGCAAGCCATTTCGCAGGCTTTACAGCCAATGCAACGCTGCATATCTACAAAAAATTCCTCGTTTTTATTGAAACTGGTGTAATTCATTTTTACTTTTTATAGATTAAACGCTTGCATAAGCTTTTGATTCTGTTGAAGGTGCCGCTATTTCCTTGAGCGGTTCCAAGTGGCAGGCGCATACCTTGAACTCCGGTATTTTGGAAATTGGGTCTAATGTTCCCGGTGTTAACTGATTCGCCGATTTTTTACCAGACCAGTGGTACGGGATAAAAACTGTGTCCTCCCTAATGGTTTCCACAATATTAGCAGGAAAAATTCCTTCTCCGCGTCGGGTGGAAACTTTTA
Coding sequences within:
- a CDS encoding LytR/AlgR family response regulator transcription factor, with product MKLKVIIVDDETRARNILRKYCFELNDRIEVVDECNSVKSAVVSIRKYNPDIVFLDVDMKPENGFELFNYFDTIKFEIIFTTAHQKYAIEAIRNSALDFLLKPIGLDEFKISISRFEANKLKKVSFDRFKLLIENINNQFTDKQKIVFPSKTGFEIVQANSIVFCKADGENTIVSTIEKDYYTTKSFKETYESLLNLSFIKVHRSYLVNTNYISSFKTSNSQLELITGDLIPVSKAIMNKKELIDAITK
- a CDS encoding T9SS type A sorting domain-containing protein, whose translation is MSIFDVMGRFLFSKELKEKLTILDISNLPIGVYMFKISNESGTVLIKCLEIKFN
- a CDS encoding fibronectin type III domain-containing protein, whose amino-acid sequence is MSVKKKSVGIITYYIYKDDLQLATITETTYTITELSPNTTYSFTVKAKDAAENISEDSHAFTVTH
- a CDS encoding DUF6755 family protein, with amino-acid sequence MSNFRTSQNQANPNKLNNILSTLIFILILNVTIQIWLLYASLNNALENNREILIPAFIASLILFFIGFSWLYYLPSGNRQKK
- a CDS encoding ubiquinol-cytochrome c reductase iron-sulfur subunit, with translation MSKEDNLNKNWKKDFPILKQQATNVSRRDFAKFLTLVSGGLMVGSGLVAAKAYLLPKEEVKGEHFVCKKGEIPVGGTRAFVIEGSTIPYILIHLENGDFKAYEQKCTHLSCSVFYKPGTGIIHCPCHEGSFDAKTGDVLGGPPPRALPSLYVFFKENDIYVKASQHEEHAV
- a CDS encoding 4Fe-4S dicluster domain-containing protein, with amino-acid sequence MNYTSFNKNEEFFVDMQRCIGCKACEMACAECETNGQESLIHVNYVDRASTVQTTVQVCMHCDDPVCANVCPADAISKDENGIVHTANTERCIGCSNCVMACPFGVPKKEESYDLMMKCTMCYDRTSIGKKPMCATVCPSGALFFGTRTEIEEMRPNSTPINTFIFGKETVNTKVNIMMPKGSTQLIIY